Proteins from a genomic interval of Dunckerocampus dactyliophorus isolate RoL2022-P2 chromosome 5, RoL_Ddac_1.1, whole genome shotgun sequence:
- the ccdc34 gene encoding coiled-coil domain-containing protein 34 isoform X5: protein MSGWWLPSSPAFASEDFSSTPLKANERKHVHVAKDLGANDVLPEDDDTFSLLSPIYHDSYESDDDDELSTTNQTSPKYTHEHSISSVRHDLWKASTENTGPEVLSAWEVWLVNKIKEDKLRLKKKTEEQLSQKEKKEQQEAEREQKRSVEEKKIRDWQQMKREQERREQLLKSSREEAEMRQKQEKQRETEQKAQQKYEAWLQKKNHEKVEKAKKEKEKASMREEQEKERRRRAEENFKEWLAKHNEKCRTTPKASHNPTSPWGYHPSPSFYNPIPWKPIHTPPPETSPESTPRRKPQKHKRGHQGHGAAGQFRNMTHR from the exons ATGTCTGGATGGTGGCTGCCTTCCTCCCCAGCCTTTGCGTCTGAGGACTTCAGCTCAACTCCTCTCAAGGCAAACGAGAGAAAACATGTCCACGTGGCTAAAGACCTGGGGGCCAACGACGTCCTGCCTGAGGACGACGACACTTTTTCCCTGCTGTCCCCCATATATCATGACAGTTACGAGAGCGATGACGACGACGAGCTCAGTACAACTAATCAGACATCTCCTAAgtacacacatgaacacagtATTTCTTCTGTCAG ACATGATCTATGGAAAGCATCTACAGAGAACACGGGACCTGAAGTCCTCAGCGCATGGGAAGTGTGGTtggttaataaaataaaagaagacAAACTTAGACTGAAAAAGAAAACCGAGGAG CAGCTTTCacagaaggaaaaaaaggaacagCAAGAAGCGGAACGAGAGCAAAAAAGGAgtgtagaggaaaaaaagattcGAGACTGGCAACAGATGAAACGAGAACAG GAAAGACGTGAGCAACTGCTCAAAAGCAGCAGGGAAGAAGCAGAGATGCGTCAGAAACAGGAAAAGCAAAGAGAGACGGAACAGAAAGCTCAACAAAAGTACGAAGCCTGGCTGCAGAAGAAGAACCACGAGAAGGTGGAGAaggcaaaaaaagagaaa GAGAAGGCAAGTATGCGTGAGGAGCAGGAGAAGGAGCGACGGCGGAGGGCAGAGGAGAACTTTAAGGAATGGCTGgcaaaacacaatgaaaaatgCAGAACAACTCCCAAAGCCTCTCATAATCCAACAA GTCCTTGGGGATACCACCCATCACCCAGCTTTTACAACCCAATCCCATGGAAGCCTATTCACACCCCCCCACCAGAAACATCGCCTGAAAGCACACCTAGAAGGAAGcctcaaaaacacaaaagaggaCATCAAGGCCATGGTGCAGCAGGTCAATTTAGAAACATGACACACAGATGA
- the ccdc34 gene encoding coiled-coil domain-containing protein 34 isoform X2 → MSGWWLPSSPAFASEDFSSTPLKANERKHVHVAKDLGANDVLPEDDDTFSLLSPIYHDSYESDDDDELSTTNQTSPKYTHEHSISSVRHDLWKASTENTGPEVLSAWEVWLVNKIKEDKLRLKKKTEELSQKEKKEQQEAEREQKRSVEEKKIRDWQQMKREQERREQLLKSSREEAEMRQKQEKQRETEQKAQQKYEAWLQKKNHEKVEKAKKEKVKPACFLLFLQGRYCLTMCSILCDRRRQVCVRSRRRSDGGGQRRTLRNGWQNTMKNAEQLPKPLIIQQVLGDTTHHPAFTTQSHGSLFTPPHQKHRLKAHLEGSLKNTKEDIKAMVQQVNLET, encoded by the exons ATGTCTGGATGGTGGCTGCCTTCCTCCCCAGCCTTTGCGTCTGAGGACTTCAGCTCAACTCCTCTCAAGGCAAACGAGAGAAAACATGTCCACGTGGCTAAAGACCTGGGGGCCAACGACGTCCTGCCTGAGGACGACGACACTTTTTCCCTGCTGTCCCCCATATATCATGACAGTTACGAGAGCGATGACGACGACGAGCTCAGTACAACTAATCAGACATCTCCTAAgtacacacatgaacacagtATTTCTTCTGTCAG ACATGATCTATGGAAAGCATCTACAGAGAACACGGGACCTGAAGTCCTCAGCGCATGGGAAGTGTGGTtggttaataaaataaaagaagacAAACTTAGACTGAAAAAGAAAACCGAGGAG CTTTCacagaaggaaaaaaaggaacagCAAGAAGCGGAACGAGAGCAAAAAAGGAgtgtagaggaaaaaaagattcGAGACTGGCAACAGATGAAACGAGAACAG GAAAGACGTGAGCAACTGCTCAAAAGCAGCAGGGAAGAAGCAGAGATGCGTCAGAAACAGGAAAAGCAAAGAGAGACGGAACAGAAAGCTCAACAAAAGTACGAAGCCTGGCTGCAGAAGAAGAACCACGAGAAGGTGGAGAaggcaaaaaaagagaaagtaaagccgGCGTGTTTTCTTTTATTCCTGCAAGGTAGATACTGTTTGACTATGTGCTCAATTCTTTGTGACAGGAGAAGGCAAGTATGCGTGAGGAGCAGGAGAAGGAGCGACGGCGGAGGGCAGAGGAGAACTTTAAGGAATGGCTGgcaaaacacaatgaaaaatgCAGAACAACTCCCAAAGCCTCTCATAATCCAACAA GTCCTTGGGGATACCACCCATCACCCAGCTTTTACAACCCAATCCCATGGAAGCCTATTCACACCCCCCCACCAGAAACATCGCCTGAAAGCACACCTAGAAGGAAGcctcaaaaacacaaaagaggaCATCAAGGCCATGGTGCAGCAGGTCAATTTAGAAACATGA
- the ccdc34 gene encoding coiled-coil domain-containing protein 34 isoform X3, whose product MSGWWLPSSPAFASEDFSSTPLKANERKHVHVAKDLGANDVLPEDDDTFSLLSPIYHDSYESDDDDELSTTNQTSPKHDLWKASTENTGPEVLSAWEVWLVNKIKEDKLRLKKKTEEQLSQKEKKEQQEAEREQKRSVEEKKIRDWQQMKREQERREQLLKSSREEAEMRQKQEKQRETEQKAQQKYEAWLQKKNHEKVEKAKKEKVKPACFLLFLQGRYCLTMCSILCDRRRQVCVRSRRRSDGGGQRRTLRNGWQNTMKNAEQLPKPLIIQQVLGDTTHHPAFTTQSHGSLFTPPHQKHRLKAHLEGSLKNTKEDIKAMVQQVNLET is encoded by the exons ATGTCTGGATGGTGGCTGCCTTCCTCCCCAGCCTTTGCGTCTGAGGACTTCAGCTCAACTCCTCTCAAGGCAAACGAGAGAAAACATGTCCACGTGGCTAAAGACCTGGGGGCCAACGACGTCCTGCCTGAGGACGACGACACTTTTTCCCTGCTGTCCCCCATATATCATGACAGTTACGAGAGCGATGACGACGACGAGCTCAGTACAACTAATCAGACATCTCCTAA ACATGATCTATGGAAAGCATCTACAGAGAACACGGGACCTGAAGTCCTCAGCGCATGGGAAGTGTGGTtggttaataaaataaaagaagacAAACTTAGACTGAAAAAGAAAACCGAGGAG CAGCTTTCacagaaggaaaaaaaggaacagCAAGAAGCGGAACGAGAGCAAAAAAGGAgtgtagaggaaaaaaagattcGAGACTGGCAACAGATGAAACGAGAACAG GAAAGACGTGAGCAACTGCTCAAAAGCAGCAGGGAAGAAGCAGAGATGCGTCAGAAACAGGAAAAGCAAAGAGAGACGGAACAGAAAGCTCAACAAAAGTACGAAGCCTGGCTGCAGAAGAAGAACCACGAGAAGGTGGAGAaggcaaaaaaagagaaagtaaagccgGCGTGTTTTCTTTTATTCCTGCAAGGTAGATACTGTTTGACTATGTGCTCAATTCTTTGTGACAGGAGAAGGCAAGTATGCGTGAGGAGCAGGAGAAGGAGCGACGGCGGAGGGCAGAGGAGAACTTTAAGGAATGGCTGgcaaaacacaatgaaaaatgCAGAACAACTCCCAAAGCCTCTCATAATCCAACAA GTCCTTGGGGATACCACCCATCACCCAGCTTTTACAACCCAATCCCATGGAAGCCTATTCACACCCCCCCACCAGAAACATCGCCTGAAAGCACACCTAGAAGGAAGcctcaaaaacacaaaagaggaCATCAAGGCCATGGTGCAGCAGGTCAATTTAGAAACATGA
- the ccdc34 gene encoding coiled-coil domain-containing protein 34 isoform X6 yields MSGWWLPSSPAFASEDFSSTPLKANERKHVHVAKDLGANDVLPEDDDTFSLLSPIYHDSYESDDDDELSTTNQTSPKYTHEHSISSVRHDLWKASTENTGPEVLSAWEVWLVNKIKEDKLRLKKKTEEERREQLLKSSREEAEMRQKQEKQRETEQKAQQKYEAWLQKKNHEKVEKAKKEKVKPACFLLFLQGRYCLTMCSILCDRRRQVCVRSRRRSDGGGQRRTLRNGWQNTMKNAEQLPKPLIIQQVLGDTTHHPAFTTQSHGSLFTPPHQKHRLKAHLEGSLKNTKEDIKAMVQQVNLET; encoded by the exons ATGTCTGGATGGTGGCTGCCTTCCTCCCCAGCCTTTGCGTCTGAGGACTTCAGCTCAACTCCTCTCAAGGCAAACGAGAGAAAACATGTCCACGTGGCTAAAGACCTGGGGGCCAACGACGTCCTGCCTGAGGACGACGACACTTTTTCCCTGCTGTCCCCCATATATCATGACAGTTACGAGAGCGATGACGACGACGAGCTCAGTACAACTAATCAGACATCTCCTAAgtacacacatgaacacagtATTTCTTCTGTCAG ACATGATCTATGGAAAGCATCTACAGAGAACACGGGACCTGAAGTCCTCAGCGCATGGGAAGTGTGGTtggttaataaaataaaagaagacAAACTTAGACTGAAAAAGAAAACCGAGGAG GAAAGACGTGAGCAACTGCTCAAAAGCAGCAGGGAAGAAGCAGAGATGCGTCAGAAACAGGAAAAGCAAAGAGAGACGGAACAGAAAGCTCAACAAAAGTACGAAGCCTGGCTGCAGAAGAAGAACCACGAGAAGGTGGAGAaggcaaaaaaagagaaagtaaagccgGCGTGTTTTCTTTTATTCCTGCAAGGTAGATACTGTTTGACTATGTGCTCAATTCTTTGTGACAGGAGAAGGCAAGTATGCGTGAGGAGCAGGAGAAGGAGCGACGGCGGAGGGCAGAGGAGAACTTTAAGGAATGGCTGgcaaaacacaatgaaaaatgCAGAACAACTCCCAAAGCCTCTCATAATCCAACAA GTCCTTGGGGATACCACCCATCACCCAGCTTTTACAACCCAATCCCATGGAAGCCTATTCACACCCCCCCACCAGAAACATCGCCTGAAAGCACACCTAGAAGGAAGcctcaaaaacacaaaagaggaCATCAAGGCCATGGTGCAGCAGGTCAATTTAGAAACATGA
- the ccdc34 gene encoding coiled-coil domain-containing protein 34 isoform X1, with protein sequence MSGWWLPSSPAFASEDFSSTPLKANERKHVHVAKDLGANDVLPEDDDTFSLLSPIYHDSYESDDDDELSTTNQTSPKYTHEHSISSVRHDLWKASTENTGPEVLSAWEVWLVNKIKEDKLRLKKKTEEQLSQKEKKEQQEAEREQKRSVEEKKIRDWQQMKREQERREQLLKSSREEAEMRQKQEKQRETEQKAQQKYEAWLQKKNHEKVEKAKKEKVKPACFLLFLQGRYCLTMCSILCDRRRQVCVRSRRRSDGGGQRRTLRNGWQNTMKNAEQLPKPLIIQQVLGDTTHHPAFTTQSHGSLFTPPHQKHRLKAHLEGSLKNTKEDIKAMVQQVNLET encoded by the exons ATGTCTGGATGGTGGCTGCCTTCCTCCCCAGCCTTTGCGTCTGAGGACTTCAGCTCAACTCCTCTCAAGGCAAACGAGAGAAAACATGTCCACGTGGCTAAAGACCTGGGGGCCAACGACGTCCTGCCTGAGGACGACGACACTTTTTCCCTGCTGTCCCCCATATATCATGACAGTTACGAGAGCGATGACGACGACGAGCTCAGTACAACTAATCAGACATCTCCTAAgtacacacatgaacacagtATTTCTTCTGTCAG ACATGATCTATGGAAAGCATCTACAGAGAACACGGGACCTGAAGTCCTCAGCGCATGGGAAGTGTGGTtggttaataaaataaaagaagacAAACTTAGACTGAAAAAGAAAACCGAGGAG CAGCTTTCacagaaggaaaaaaaggaacagCAAGAAGCGGAACGAGAGCAAAAAAGGAgtgtagaggaaaaaaagattcGAGACTGGCAACAGATGAAACGAGAACAG GAAAGACGTGAGCAACTGCTCAAAAGCAGCAGGGAAGAAGCAGAGATGCGTCAGAAACAGGAAAAGCAAAGAGAGACGGAACAGAAAGCTCAACAAAAGTACGAAGCCTGGCTGCAGAAGAAGAACCACGAGAAGGTGGAGAaggcaaaaaaagagaaagtaaagccgGCGTGTTTTCTTTTATTCCTGCAAGGTAGATACTGTTTGACTATGTGCTCAATTCTTTGTGACAGGAGAAGGCAAGTATGCGTGAGGAGCAGGAGAAGGAGCGACGGCGGAGGGCAGAGGAGAACTTTAAGGAATGGCTGgcaaaacacaatgaaaaatgCAGAACAACTCCCAAAGCCTCTCATAATCCAACAA GTCCTTGGGGATACCACCCATCACCCAGCTTTTACAACCCAATCCCATGGAAGCCTATTCACACCCCCCCACCAGAAACATCGCCTGAAAGCACACCTAGAAGGAAGcctcaaaaacacaaaagaggaCATCAAGGCCATGGTGCAGCAGGTCAATTTAGAAACATGA
- the ccdc34 gene encoding coiled-coil domain-containing protein 34 isoform X7: MSGWWLPSSPAFASEDFSSTPLKANERKHVHVAKDLGANDVLPEDDDTFSLLSPIYHDSYESDDDDELSTTNQTSPKYTHEHSISSVRHDLWKASTENTGPEVLSAWEVWLVNKIKEDKLRLKKKTEEQLSQKEKKEQQEAEREQKRSVEEKKIRDWQQMKREQERREQLLKSSREEAEMRQKQEKQRETEQKAQQKYEAWLQKKNHEKVEKAKKEKEKASMREEQEKERRRRAEENFKEWLAKHNEKCRTTPKASHNPTTDE; encoded by the exons ATGTCTGGATGGTGGCTGCCTTCCTCCCCAGCCTTTGCGTCTGAGGACTTCAGCTCAACTCCTCTCAAGGCAAACGAGAGAAAACATGTCCACGTGGCTAAAGACCTGGGGGCCAACGACGTCCTGCCTGAGGACGACGACACTTTTTCCCTGCTGTCCCCCATATATCATGACAGTTACGAGAGCGATGACGACGACGAGCTCAGTACAACTAATCAGACATCTCCTAAgtacacacatgaacacagtATTTCTTCTGTCAG ACATGATCTATGGAAAGCATCTACAGAGAACACGGGACCTGAAGTCCTCAGCGCATGGGAAGTGTGGTtggttaataaaataaaagaagacAAACTTAGACTGAAAAAGAAAACCGAGGAG CAGCTTTCacagaaggaaaaaaaggaacagCAAGAAGCGGAACGAGAGCAAAAAAGGAgtgtagaggaaaaaaagattcGAGACTGGCAACAGATGAAACGAGAACAG GAAAGACGTGAGCAACTGCTCAAAAGCAGCAGGGAAGAAGCAGAGATGCGTCAGAAACAGGAAAAGCAAAGAGAGACGGAACAGAAAGCTCAACAAAAGTACGAAGCCTGGCTGCAGAAGAAGAACCACGAGAAGGTGGAGAaggcaaaaaaagagaaa GAGAAGGCAAGTATGCGTGAGGAGCAGGAGAAGGAGCGACGGCGGAGGGCAGAGGAGAACTTTAAGGAATGGCTGgcaaaacacaatgaaaaatgCAGAACAACTCCCAAAGCCTCTCATAATCCAACAA CTGATGAATAG
- the ccdc34 gene encoding coiled-coil domain-containing protein 34 isoform X4, which yields MSGWWLPSSPAFASEDFSSTPLKANERKHVHVAKDLGANDVLPEDDDTFSLLSPIYHDSYESDDDDELSTTNQTSPKHDLWKASTENTGPEVLSAWEVWLVNKIKEDKLRLKKKTEELSQKEKKEQQEAEREQKRSVEEKKIRDWQQMKREQERREQLLKSSREEAEMRQKQEKQRETEQKAQQKYEAWLQKKNHEKVEKAKKEKVKPACFLLFLQGRYCLTMCSILCDRRRQVCVRSRRRSDGGGQRRTLRNGWQNTMKNAEQLPKPLIIQQVLGDTTHHPAFTTQSHGSLFTPPHQKHRLKAHLEGSLKNTKEDIKAMVQQVNLET from the exons ATGTCTGGATGGTGGCTGCCTTCCTCCCCAGCCTTTGCGTCTGAGGACTTCAGCTCAACTCCTCTCAAGGCAAACGAGAGAAAACATGTCCACGTGGCTAAAGACCTGGGGGCCAACGACGTCCTGCCTGAGGACGACGACACTTTTTCCCTGCTGTCCCCCATATATCATGACAGTTACGAGAGCGATGACGACGACGAGCTCAGTACAACTAATCAGACATCTCCTAA ACATGATCTATGGAAAGCATCTACAGAGAACACGGGACCTGAAGTCCTCAGCGCATGGGAAGTGTGGTtggttaataaaataaaagaagacAAACTTAGACTGAAAAAGAAAACCGAGGAG CTTTCacagaaggaaaaaaaggaacagCAAGAAGCGGAACGAGAGCAAAAAAGGAgtgtagaggaaaaaaagattcGAGACTGGCAACAGATGAAACGAGAACAG GAAAGACGTGAGCAACTGCTCAAAAGCAGCAGGGAAGAAGCAGAGATGCGTCAGAAACAGGAAAAGCAAAGAGAGACGGAACAGAAAGCTCAACAAAAGTACGAAGCCTGGCTGCAGAAGAAGAACCACGAGAAGGTGGAGAaggcaaaaaaagagaaagtaaagccgGCGTGTTTTCTTTTATTCCTGCAAGGTAGATACTGTTTGACTATGTGCTCAATTCTTTGTGACAGGAGAAGGCAAGTATGCGTGAGGAGCAGGAGAAGGAGCGACGGCGGAGGGCAGAGGAGAACTTTAAGGAATGGCTGgcaaaacacaatgaaaaatgCAGAACAACTCCCAAAGCCTCTCATAATCCAACAA GTCCTTGGGGATACCACCCATCACCCAGCTTTTACAACCCAATCCCATGGAAGCCTATTCACACCCCCCCACCAGAAACATCGCCTGAAAGCACACCTAGAAGGAAGcctcaaaaacacaaaagaggaCATCAAGGCCATGGTGCAGCAGGTCAATTTAGAAACATGA